Part of the Geitlerinema sp. PCC 9228 genome is shown below.
TTCCTACACCGCACACTGCTACCGGTAAAGCAAATCGATCGCTTCATTACAAAATCATAGATGAGTACCATTGGCATTTTTGGTTTGGGATTAATTGGCGGCTGTTTGGGATTGGATTTGCGCAGCCGTGGCTATCAAGTGTTAGGGGTCAGCCGACGTCAGGATACCTGCGATCGCGCCGTATCTTTGGGTGCTGTCGATCGTGCCAGTGTCGATCCATCGCTATTGGCACCAGCGGAAATGATTTTCTTGTGTACCCCCATTGAAGCGATCGCACCAGCGGTGAAACAGTTGCTGCCGTTTTTAGACCCAAAAACCATTTTGACAGACGTGGGGTCGGTAAAACAGGCCGTGGTGGATGCAGTGGTGCCGTTGTGGTCGAATTTTGTACCGGCGCATCCCATGGCAGGCAAAGCAGAAAATGGCCTGCAAGCGTCGCAAAAAGATTTGTTTGTGGATCGTCCCTACGTTATTACCCCAGTTGCCAGTACCCCCGCAGCCAGTATAGCCAAAGTCGAGGCAATTGCGCGATCGCTTCGCTCGTGGGTTTACCAATGTTCCCCAGCCAACCACGACCGCGCCGTTGCTTGGATTTCCCATTTGCCGGTTATGGTCAGTGCCAGTTTGCTAGCGGCTTGCAGCAGCGAATCCGACAGTCAAGTTTTGGATTTGGCCTACAAACTCGCTAGCAGCGGTTTTTACGATACTTCCCGCGTCGGCGGTGGCTATCCAGAACTGGGGGTCATGATGGCGAAATACAACCAGCACCAGGTCTTGCAAGCCCTCTACGCCTATCGCGATCGCCTCAACAATTGTATTGAAAGCAT
Proteins encoded:
- a CDS encoding prephenate/arogenate dehydrogenase, with protein sequence MSTIGIFGLGLIGGCLGLDLRSRGYQVLGVSRRQDTCDRAVSLGAVDRASVDPSLLAPAEMIFLCTPIEAIAPAVKQLLPFLDPKTILTDVGSVKQAVVDAVVPLWSNFVPAHPMAGKAENGLQASQKDLFVDRPYVITPVASTPAASIAKVEAIARSLRSWVYQCSPANHDRAVAWISHLPVMVSASLLAACSSESDSQVLDLAYKLASSGFYDTSRVGGGYPELGVMMAKYNQHQVLQALYAYRDRLNNCIESIEQANWSGLEATFEETRQIRDRFFPPENRY